The Mesobacillus jeotgali genome window below encodes:
- a CDS encoding YtxH domain-containing protein has translation MKAKNVLAGMVVGGVVAGIATLLAAPKSGYETRRTLLANKDEYLGSIKDIKDAAVELKNTVATASKEGKASIQTFITDVKTAIFEWKLQTEENMQGLQEDIKELEDSIKDLESELAAESSKEN, from the coding sequence ATGAAAGCGAAAAATGTTTTAGCGGGAATGGTTGTAGGCGGAGTTGTAGCTGGAATTGCAACGCTGCTCGCGGCACCAAAATCAGGTTATGAAACCAGAAGGACTCTTCTGGCTAATAAAGATGAATATCTCGGATCCATCAAGGATATAAAGGATGCGGCTGTTGAATTGAAAAACACAGTAGCCACCGCTTCCAAGGAGGGCAAAGCCTCTATCCAAACATTTATCACCGATGTAAAGACAGCGATCTTCGAGTGGAAGCTTCAAACAGAGGAAAACATGCAAGGCCTTCAAGAGGATATCAAGGAGCTTGAGGATTCAATTAAAGATTTGGAATCTGAGTTGGCTGCTGAGAGTTCAAAAGAAAATTAA